Sequence from the Paenibacillus riograndensis SBR5 genome:
AGCCGGCATGGCAGATCTGCCCAATCGGCTTCTTCGCCGCGTTGAAATCCTGTACAAGCTTCAGCACCGCGCTATAGCGGCGGATTTTATCAGGAGCCCAGCCGCCGGGAACGAGAATGCCGTCATAATCGGCGGCGTCCAGCTCATCCCAGGAATACTCAGCTTTAGCCGGAACCCCGTATTTGCCCACATAGGTTTTATCTTTTTCCAGACCGGCCAGATGGACCTCGGCCCCTTCCTCCCTGACGCGGTACACCGGATACCACAGCTCCAAATCCTCGAATTCATCGTCTACCAATGCTATAACCTTTTTGCCGGTTAGTCTCATGTTCTGCAGCTCCCTTCAAGAATCCAGTCTTCAGTATATTCTAGCAAATTTGAAATATGAAGTCATCTGGAAGATTGAAATCCTTAGTTGAATTTCCAAATAAATCATTTTATGCAAATGAGAAGGGATTGAGGGGAACCGGGTCGAATATAGGGATTGAACAGGTTAGTTTCGTGTTTTTATAGATGATGCGGTTGAGGCGATTTTACAAAATAAATCTGAGGTGTGGGAGATGTACAAAGATTATTTATTGAAGACGTCATGCAGCTGCGGCGGCATCATGACCATACATATGCATACGTTAATCTACAGTGCAAAGATAAAAATTAAGCATGTCCCTGTCTATACCTGCGGGGAGTGCGGACGTTATGAGCCTCTGTCATGCATTAAAGGTGATCTGGGCAAGCTGATTCACGAATTAGGAGAAATGCCGTCCAAGCGCCATATTTCGTTTGCTGACAGAAATGAATGGGCCAGTGTGCTCAAGGAGACCTTTGCCAAGGGGTTGTTTGCCGGGGGGATGTCCGAGTTGGAGGAACAGATCCGGAGCGCGATACAGGGGCGGATTGATCTGCTGCTGGACGTATACCGGCTGGCAGTTGATCTGAACGACCATAAATGGATGGATGAAACTGGAATTAGACTGTCGCAATTGACAGTTCAGCCGGCGGAAAGCGCAAAATAAAGGCGAAATAAAGCGGATACTGAAATTTTTTCTGCAAAATTAATGAAAATCTTTCACGAATGTTGGATTTTTCACGCGCTTTTTGATACGATAGAAACAGGTTAGACAAACCTATGAATCCGGCATGTTGCAGTTGGAAATCATTGGGAGGACAATGAAGCAGCAGGAGCGTTTTTTCCCGCATTCCGGTAGCGTTCTCAGCCCTTGAAAGAAATTTTGAAAGGAAAATGAAGCGTTATCATTGCACAATTGTACAAAGTGTCGTATCATAATTTTAATTAGTCGAACGATAAAATTTATCGCAATGGAGAGAGTAATTTGACGGTAACCATTTACGATGTAGCTCGAGAAGCAGGCGTATCTATGGCTACGGTATCACGGGTTGTGAACAATAACCCGAACGTGAAACCGCAGACCCGGAAGAAAGTTTTTGAAGCGATTGAACGTTTGGGCTATCGTCCAAACGCCGTGGCGAGAGGTCTCGCCAGCAAGAAAACAACAACCGTTGGGGTTGTTATCCCCGATATCTCGAACTCGATTTTTGCAGAAATTGCACGCGGGATCGAAGATATTGCCAACATGTACCATTATAACATTATTTTGTGTAACGCGGATAAGCGCAAAGAGAAGGAAATACGTGTCATTAACACACTTTTGGAGAAACAGGTGGACGGGCTGCTGTTCATGGGTGGAACCGTAACAGATGAACATATCCAAGCCTTCCAGACGTCTGCCGTTCCAATCGTACTTTGCGCTACGCGTGATGAGCAGGGAACCTACCCGTCTGTTGATATCGATCATGAGACGGCAGCGTTCGATGCCGTGAACACACTTATCCGTCATGGCCACCGCGAAATTGCAATGATTAGCGGAACGCTGCAGGACCCTGCCAATGGTTATGCCCGTTTCCAGGGGTACAAGAAAGCGCTGGAAGCAGCAGGCATTGAGTACCAGGAGGATCTGGTCCGCATCGGGAATTACCGTTACGAATCCGGTGTCGAAGCGATGAAGTACTTCCTGGGGCTGAAGAAGAAGCCGACAGCTGTATTTGCGGCAACCGATGAAATGGCGATTGGTGCCATTCACAGTATTCAGGATGAAGGCCTGAAGGTGCCGGATGACTTCTCGATCATCAGTGTCGACAATATCCGCATGGCCTCTATGGTCCGTCCTTTGCTGACAACTGTTGCGCAGCCTATGTACGATCTGGGCGCGGTAGCAATGAGACTCCTGACGAAGCTGATGAAGAAGGAAACGGTTGAGAATCCGCGTGTCATTTTGCCTCATGAGACGATCCTGCGTTTGTCTGTGAATCATGTGAACAAATAAGTATCCGTATGGAACATAAGTGCGTAGAAAGCTCCGGTTGGAGCTTTTTATGTTTTATAGAGGTGTATTTTACTTACATGCAGGAGGGTACATATGAGTGAAATCATAGGATTGATTGGAGCGATGGACGAGGAGATCAAGCTGCTCCTGGAGAGTATGGAAGATAAGGTAAGCACAGTCAAGGCAGGCGTTGCTTATTATTCAGGCACGATATTCGGCCAAAGGGTGGTTCTCTGCAAATCGGGAGTCGGCAAGGTCAACGCTGCGGTGACGACACAAATTCTGATTGATGCTTTCGGAGTGGCACGTGTGCTGTTCACTGGTGTTGCCGGGGCGGTGCATCCGGAGCTCGGTATCGGGGATATCGTCATTTCGTCCCATTGCATCCAGCATGACATGGACGTCACCGCTCTTGGCTACCCGCGGGGGGTAATTCCGTATCAGGAAGTGTCCTCTTTTCCAGCAGCCCCAGACCTTGTACAGCTAGCCGAAGAAGCCTGCCGGGCGCTGAAACAGAAGTCGGTTACAGGAGTTGTTCTGTCTGGGGATCAATTTATTGCCAGTGCCGCCGTTGTAGCTGAGCTCCGGGAGCAGCTGGACGGAGCCTGTGCGGAAATGGAAGGGGCGGCCGTCGCACAGGTCTGCTATATGAATGGGATTCCTTTTGTGATTATCCGCTCCATGTCAGACAAAGCAGACGGTTCGGCACATGTGAACTACCGCGAATTTACGGTTACGGCCTCGGAGCGCTCCCATGCGATTCTTGAATACATGCTGAAGGCGATGTAAGAAATCTCTTCCGGGGATTAGGATGCTCCCTCTAGTACATGAAACGCTGCCTGAAACGCACCCTGTCAAAGGTTTCCTGTGAGGACATCGGGACTTCCCGGCCGATGCGCACCATCAGGCAGTTGGCTGGATGGGAGCAAATCTCCGGATCATCTGTGGCATACCACACCATGTCTACCGTCTGCATCAGCTTCTCCATCATCTGACGGTAGGCCCATACATCCAGCCCGCTGCCTTTCAGATCCCAATGCCAGTAATATTCGGTTGTGAACACGATGCAGTTCTCCAGCTGTTCCCGTTCAAAAGCGCTCGTAATCAGCAGCTTCGCAAGCCCTATTCCCCTGAATCCATCCGCTACTTCCACAGCACCCAGCTCGATCAGATCCTCCATTCCGCCCTGAGACCATAACTCCAGTTCATCCGGATAGTGAAAAGTAACATAGCCTGCGATCACCTGGTCAACAACAGCGGCAATTACACGCCCTTCCGGCAATCCGGCAATCTCTATAAGCGCTTCCAGCTGCTCCTGCGGTTTACGGAAGGCATCCAGATCCGGATGCATCTGCAGCCCTTGCAGCGCGTCTGGCGACAAAGGTCCGCTAACGGTAATCAGGCTTCTGTGATGCGGCAGAATATGGGACACAGGGATTTTGCGGTGCTCCATAGCGATGCTCCCTTCAATTCACTATATTCTAGAATGTAACCGCTTCCTGTGATATACTAAGTCCGACATAAAATTTTCACATTTGATCCATTGACAGCATTGCTTAAGAGAAGAGTCTCACCCTTAAAGCTTAAATCAAACAAGTGAGGGAGGCAAGAGTAATGGGGCAAGTTCACAGCGAAATTTTACCGGGTCGTGCAAAACAGGCCAACATGGCTGATTATTCCCGGGCAGTCAGCGAATTCCGGTGGGAGGATGTGGAGAAAAGCTTCTCCTGGCATGAGAGCGGCAAGGTGAATATGGCCCATGAAGCCATTGACCGGCATGTGCTTGAAGGCCGTGGAGCAGCCACCGCTTTGATCTACAGTGATTCCGCGAGGGAAGAAATGTACACGTTCTCCGATTTGCGGGAGCAGTCCAACCGTTTCGGAAATGTGCTGCGTCAGCATGGCATCGGCCGGGGAGACCGGGTGTTTATTTTTATGCCGCGCCGGCCGGAGCTCTATTTCAGTCTGCTGGGAGTTCTCAAGGTGGGAGCGGTAGCGGGACCGCTGTTTGAGGCTTTTATGGAAACGGCTGTGAAGGACCGGCTGGAGGACAGCGGCGCAGTGGCACTCATTACCACACCTGAGCTGCTGCAGCGGGTGAAACGTGCCGAGCTGCCGGAGCTTAAGCATGTGTTTGTAGTAGGCGGCCCGTCGGACGGCGGGCAAGGGCTTATCAGTTACGAAGAAGCGATGGCTGCGGCCTCTGCGGAGCTTGAACCGGAGTGGCTGAGTCTGGAGGACGGGCTGATTATGCACTATACCTCCGGCTCAACCGGCAAGCCCAAAGGGGTATATCATGTGCAAAGAGCAATGATCCAGCATTATTATACAGGTAAAATTGTACTGGATTTGCGTCCTGACGATGTCTATTGGTGCACGGCTGATCCCGGTTGGGTTACCGGAACCTCCTATGGGATTTTTGCGCCTTGGCTGAACGGGGTGACCAATGTTGTGAGAGGCGGACGCTTCAGCCCGCAGGACTGGTATAAGACCATTGAGCGGTTTGGGGTTACCGTATGGTACAGCGCACCTACCGCGTTCCGTATGCTGATGGGAGCGGGGGAGGCCAGCCTGAAGGACATCGATCTCAGCAGTCTGCGGCATGTTCTGTCGGTAGGAGAGCCGCTCAATCCCGAAGTGGTACGGTGGGGGGACAAATTCTATCAGCAGCGTATTCATGATACCTGGTGGATGACTGAAACGGGAGCCCAGCTGATCTGCAATTACCCGGGAATGGATATTAAGCCCGGCTCCATGGGGCGCCCGCTGCCCGGCATCGAAGCTGCTATTCTGGATGACCGGGGCAACCTGCTGCCGCCATATGCAATGGGCAATCTGGCGATTAAGACGCCGTGGCCCTCCATGATGGGTAAGATCTGGAACAATGAAGCGAAATACGAGGAGTATTTCCGCATTCCCGGCTGGTACATCTCCGGTGATTCCGCATATATGGATGAAGACGGCTACTTCTGGTTCCAGGGCCGGATCGATGATGTCATCAATTCCTCCGGTGAGCGGATTGGCCCGTTCGAGGTGGAGAGCAAGCTGGTAGAGCATCCAGCGGTTGCTGAAGCCGGGGTGATCGGCAAACCGGATGTGATGCGGGGAGAGATTATTAAGGCGTTCATTTCCTTGCGGGATGGATATTTCCCTACGGCTGAGCTGAAGGAGGAAATCGCGGCCTTTGTCAAAGCGGGGTTGTCCGCCCATGCAGCACCGCGTGAAATTGAATTCAGGGAGAAGCTGCCCAAGACCCGTTCCGGGAAAATCATGCGCCGCGTGCTGAAAGCCTGGGAGCTTCATCTTCCTGCAGGGGATTTGTCCACCATCGAGGATTAATCTAAACACATCGGGTGGTATCAAAAACAGCGTTCCCGGCAATGATCCGGGAACGCTGTTTGTTTGTGACCCTTCTACTTGCGTACGGGCCTGAATGCTTCTGAAAGGCCCCAGTTAAGGCGTTGGTGCTGCGGCATTTCCGGAGCCGGCATTTCCTCCGGCAGAATTTCCTCCGGCAGCATCTCCCCCAGCGGCATTGCTGCCACCTGCGGCATTAGTGCCACCACCGGCAGGGACATCGGATGATCCCGGCGGCTCAATAATGACCATGCCGGGATCTTCCGTGCTGCCTGGCTGCGCTCCGGGGTCCGGTGTAGCTTCTGCACCGGGAGATTCCTCCGGCGGCGGCGTAGTCTCCGGTGTAGGAGTGACTGCTCCGGCTACTCTGCCCGAAGACGTCTCATGACCGGCTACGTCCACCGCAGCCACATAGAAGGAGGCATTGGCGCTGGACGGAGTGCCAGGGCTGAAAGTGGTTCCTTCGCCGACGGATAGAACAGCCTGCTTCTTGTACGCTCCCCCATTAAGTGAACGGTACAGGCGGTATCCGACCACATCCGGCGAACCGCTTGGGTTAAAGGTGATAACGGCTTTGCCCGTACTGTAAGAGACATTGACTCCGCTTGGAGGCGTTGGGCTGTTGCCGTCATCTACGCGAGGATCAACCTCAGTCGGGAAATCGGATTTCGCATCCTCCGGCATGTAGTATGACAACGATTGATGCTCTTTCATCGACTTGAAGGCGGCAAGCAGCTCCTTCACGAGATCCTGGATCGGTTTGTCGCGTTTGACGACAATTTTCTCTTTGAGGAAATCCTCAGGTGTGCCATCCAGCGGAAGGTAATTCACGCCATTGTAAGTAATATATCTGGCTCTGGAGATTCCGTCATCACTTTGTTTCGGCACATATTTTGCGTTGAAAATATCTGTAGTGAACCTGTCGGTCAAGTCCGTGGGCAGTTTGCCGCTGTAGGCGGATACTGTCTTTTTGACGATGCCTTCAGGCTTTGCAAATTCCTTCGTGACAAAAAGCTCAGGCTGCTTGTCAATGACGGCATTCATTACTTTGGCCCACAAGGTCTGCGCCTGACGCTTCTGGGTATCGCCCTGAAGCGTATTGATTTGTTCCTTATAGCCCACCCACATGCCAAGTGTGACATCCGGCGTGTAGCCCATAAACCATACATCTCCGTAGTTTTGGGTGGAACCGGTTTTACCGACAATTGGCACATCTTTGAAGTGTTTGTAGTTTTTCTTGACGGTGCTTGCGGTCCCGTCGGTAATCACCGTGCGCAGCATATCTGTCATAAGATAAGCGGTCTGCTTGGAGTATACCTGCTCCGGATTGACTTTATGCTGATAGATGATTTTACCCTGGGCGTCCACAATCTTCTCGATCATATAGGCGTCATTAAAGGCTCCCTGGTTACCAATCGAGGAATAGGCATTCGTCAAATCTTCAACAGTTACCCCATATTTGAGTCCGCCGATGACCCCGGTCTGCGCTTTGTAATCATCATCCTGGATCGTAGTAATCCCCAGCTTCTTGGAAAAAGCCCATGCTTTCTCGATCCCAACCTTCTCATTGAACAGCTTGAGCGCTGGCAGATTCAAGGATTTGTTAAGGGCATAGCGGGCTGTGACCAGACCCTGATACCGGTTGTTGGCATTCTTCGGAATGTGGAAGCCTTTGCCGCCGTCCTTAAGAATGATGGGCGCATCATCAAGGATGCCTGCAGGCTGGATCAGTCCGGCATCCAGTGCGGGCAGATAAGCGGCAATGGGCTTCATAGTTGAACCCGGCTGCCGTACCATCTGGGTAGCATAGTTCATCTGCTCAATATTGAAGTCCCGTCCTTCGATCATGCCGAGAATCGCTCCGGTTTTGTTGTTGATCATCATGCCGGCTGTCTGTTCCTTGCCCCGGGCCTTGCTGTCTTTTGTGAAATTAGCACTGTCTTCCGAGACGCTGTGCATCGCACTGTATACTTTTTTGTCGATCGTCGTGTAGACGCGGTAACCGCCGGTCATCAGCTGGCGGCGCGCTTCCTCGAGCAGTGTGTTGTTATCTGCAGCGGCAGCAGAGGCATTCGGATCAACTACGCCATTTTTGCCCTCGTTGAGGGATAGCAGAATCTCGGCGGCCTTGCGCTCGGTCTCAAGCATCAGATAAGGATATGTAGCATAAGCCTTTTTCGTATGCGGAGCCAGAGAACCCTTGATATCAAATTGCAGTGCTTCATTATACTGGGAGGCCGTGATCTTGTTCTCCTCCAGCATCCGGCGCAGCACAAGCTTTTGGCGTTCCATGGCACGCTTAAATGCCGTTTCATTAAATTCTCCGACTCCATTAAATGCGGAGTATTTGGAAGGAAGCTGGGGGAGTCCTGCCAAATATGCGGCCTGGGCCGTATTCAGCTTATCCAGATCATCCAGTCCGAATATCCCTTTGGCAGCGGCTTTGATGCCGTACACATTGTACCCGTTGGAACCGTTGCCGAAAGGAACCTTATTTAAATAGGCTGTTAAAATTTCCTGCTTGGATAAATACCGTTCCAGCCTTAGAGACAGCAGGATCTCCTTAATCTTGCGGTCCTCTGTGCGGTCAAGGCTCAGGAACACGCGCCGTGCCAGCTGCTGGGTCAGGGTGCTGCCGCCGGTCTGAACGGATTCATTCAGCAGCTTTTGCTTGACGGCACGCAGGGTGCCGCTGAAATCGACCCCTTTATGATTGTAGAAATTATTGTCCTCTATCGCGAGAACGGCATCAATCACAAGCTGCGGGATATTGTTGAACTGTACAAGTCTGCGGTCCTCTTCGGTCCGGAGCTGGCCGATCGGTTGGCCATCGCGGAAATACGCAAAGCCGGTAACGGCATTTTGGCTGACTTCCTTTTGAATCAATTCTTCGGACCGGACCGGATCATCCTTCACTATGGAAGCGACATATCCGGAAACAGCACCGCCGGCAAACAGAATGCCTAATATGCCGAGTATAAACATCCACTTCAGGACGGAACCGAACCTGCGGAGCCAGGATCTACGGGGTGGACGCTGCTTTACGGTCTTCTTTTTGTTCTCCTCAACCATCGACGTTAATCCTCCTTTTAACGGAACTATTATAGCACAATTTGGCGGTTTTGAATGCGCCTCAGCCTCAGCAATATCCATGAAAAAAGCCCCCAGATTTCTCTGGAGGCTTTGAACGTTTTCGCTGTGCAGCGAAATATTAACGGTTGTAGAACTCGACGATTTGCTTTTCATCGATATCCTGGGACAGCTCGGCGCGTTCCGGCAAACGAATGTATTTGCCTTCGAAAGAGCCGTCAGCATATTCCAGGTAACCTGGAAGGTGGGAGCGGTTTTCCAGAGCTTCTTTGATGGAAGCCATAGCGCGGCTTCTTTCGCGAAGTCCGATTACGTCGCCCACGCTTACGCGGTAAGAAGCGATGTCGACTTTTTTGCCGTTAACGGTAACGTGTCCGTGGGATACCAGCTGACGCGCACCAGCGCGGGAGTTGGCGAAACCAAGACGGTATACCAGGTTGTCCAGGCGGCTTTCGAGCAGGAACATGAAGTTTTCGCCCGCAATACCCTGGAGCTTCTGTGCTTTGGAGAAAAGAGTTCTGAACTGCTTTTCACCCAAGCCGTACATGTGGCGCAGTTTTTGTTTTTCCAAAAGCTGCATTCCGTAGTTACTTACTTTTCTGCGTTGGTTAGCGCCGTGCTGTCCCGGAGGGAACGGGCGTTTCAGGTCTTTGCCTGTACCGCTAAGGGAAATGCCCAGACGGCGGCTGAGTTTGAATTTAGGTCCGGTGTAACGTGCCATGTTATAGTAGACTCCTTTATAATTGAAATTTCATGGTAGGGCCTATTTGCGCCGCAAATCGTATCCGTGAAAGCGTTAGATGGTTTCACACTGCCGGGGAAGTTCAGCCGCTGCCCTGGCAGTAACGAGATGCGTGAGGGTGACACAACGTTACGCCCAATAAAGACCTGTTACAGTCTTGTTCAACAATAAATATTATATGAAAACGACAGTTAAAGTCAAGAGCATCTTTAAAGAGATTTTGTCTATCTTTGTCGTTAGTTCTTTGGTCCTAAAAAAAATCCCGGTTTTGAGGAAAATATAATGCAATACCCAAAGAAAGGGAGTAAAATATAGTTAATTAGATGTTATCGGAAAGAAATTTCTAGTATAAAAGAATTTACAGGTATAAATCGTTAAATTATCCTTCTCATTCTCGCTGAAGTGGTACCGCCTATTTTATCTTACCAGAGGACGGCAAGCCATTTCTGCCAGTGTGAGATGTAAAGGGGATCCTTTTTATGTCAGAGCAGGAAGCATGCGGACGCAAAGATAATCGTGTGCTGTTACAGGACTCCATGCAATCACGCGGAGATATTGAAGATCCCGCCGCATGGCTTAGGGAGACGGATATTGTATCATACGACTTTCCCCATGCAGCCAACCTGATTGCGGAAAGTTTCCGGGAATGGCGGGGGCAGAGCGGACCGGAATTCGCCAAGGCCTGGGACTGGTGTGTGCTTAATTTTGAGGGGAAACCCATTGAAATTGTTGATAATAGAGGAAATGAGGATCAATGGAGGGGACAGTTGGAGGCAGCTGCGGCTGACTCCCTGCAATTCGCGAAGCCTTATACGATCCATGAGCACGCCGCTGGACATACATTGTCTTTTGTAATCATTCCCGTATTTACACGCAGCCGGAGGGAAATTTTTGCGCTCCTTGGCTGCGTTATGCCGCATGAGCAATTTGAACAAGGCGGATTGTATATAGCGGAAGCGATGTCCCTGCATTTTCAGGCTTGCTTTTACCGCAGATTTGAGCATATGTTTATGTCTGATCTGGCTGGATTGCATCTGCATGCGGAGCGTGAGAGCAGCCGGCGTTCGCTGCTGTTCCAGATCGTACAGCGGATGCATGACAACATTGATGTGGATGCTGTGCTGACCGAGGTGATCGACAGTATTTCGGCCATGTACCCGGGAGCCAGGCTTGAGCTTTTCATGTCGCAGGACCACCGCAGCGCGAACCCGCTGGTCAAGCCGCTCCCGCTTCACTGGGGGGACGATGATGTATGCGCCAGAGCGTTCAAGGACGGACGCGTATCCCTGTATGCCGGACGTGAGGACAACCATACGGTAGAAATTGGCCTTCCCCTCGGCGGCAAGCAGGGGGTGTATGGCGTATTCCATATGGTGATGGACAAGCCGGCTTTTCCGGAGGTGGATCTGCGTTTCCTCTCCATGGTGGCTGATACGGCAGGTACGGCTTTTGAGAATGCCAAGCTGTATGAGCGGTCCAATCAGCTGATCCGGGAACTGCGCATGAGCAATGAGCTTACCCAGCGGCTGAATCAGAGCCTGCGCCTTGGCGACATTTTTCAGTTCGCTTTTGAAGAGCTTCTGGAAATGTTTGATGCCGATTACTGCTGTATTTTACATATGAATGAAGACAAGGGCGGTCTGGAGGCGATCGCCTGCAACTATCATCCCCTGCAGGGTGAGATTCTTGAAATCGGCGAAGGGCTTGGCGGCAGGGTATACACCACGGGCGAAGCCCTTATTCTGTCGGATTACCGGAACGCGGACGGAAGTTATTCACGGCTGATGAATGCCACGGGTTCGAATTCAGTGATTGCTACTCCGCTTAATGTAGGAGGCGAGGTTCGCGGGGCGATTATGCTTACTCACCGGGAACCGCATTTCTTCTCTTATGACAGTTACAGGCTGCTCCAGGCCATGGCAGGCCATATCGGGCTTGCTGTGGGCAATGCGCGTCTGCATGCCGAGGTGCGGCGTTTGGCCAACCGTGACAGTCTGACCGGCTTATATGCGAGGCATTATTTGGACGAGATCATCAAGGATAAGCAGATTACCGAATTCTGCGGTTCATTGATTGTCGTGGACATTGATCAGTTCAAGATGGTGAATGACACCTACGGTCACCAGAAAGGCGACAAAATTCTGAGACAGGTCAGCGAAATCGTCAAGTCTTCCATCCGTCAGGGGGATATCGCCGCGAGGTGGGGCGGGGAGGAGCTGGCGGTGTATTTGCCGCAGCTTGGCGTGCAGCAGGCGGTATTTGTAGCAGAACGTATCCGCAAGCAGGTAATGAGCGAAACAGATCCGCGTGTAACCGTCTCCTGCGGCATTGCGGAGTGGAGCTGGACAGATGATAAGGTGAGCGTGGAATCGCTCTTCTACCGGGCGGACATGGCCCTCTACGAAGCGAAGAACAACGGCAGGAACCAGGTCGTGCTCGATACCAAAATAGCGGAGACCAGTACAAAGAATCCTTAAGCGCAAGCCATGGGGATTCTTTTTTTTTGCATAAGCCCCGGGCGGCGGGAAACTCTATAGAAATATTCATATCCTAGACCGGAAAGGCTTGAGATCATGAGAACAATTCATATCCGCCGGATGATGATCCTGAGCGCAGCCCTGCTGCTGGGTCCTATTCTTAGTACCGGCTGTGCCCCCATCCATGACAAATCTGCTGCAGAGGTGCTCCATCTGGTGCTGGCCGGGATGGCGGGGAGTGACGGAGTGTCCTTTGAGGGGGCATCTTCCCTGATGCTTGACGGCAAACCAGTCCCGAAGGCCGCACTCTACTATGGAGGAACGGTTTCAGACCATAACAAGGTAAGTCTGCATACACTTTTGCCGGATGGCGGCAAACCGCAAACAGCGGCACTGGCAGGAGGAAACAAGCTGAAGTCAAGCTCGGCAGCGGCCTATTATACCCGGTTAGAGAAAAAAAACGGCCAGTGGACCCTGCTGCAGCAAGACAGCACCGCCTCGCCGGATAACCCGCTGCCTGGGCTGAATCCGCTCCGCCAGCTCGAAGATCTGGAGAAGCATGAAATTGAGGTTTCCGAGGAAGCGGGCGGGGCTAGAGGGACCAGGGTGCTGCGTATTGAGCTGAGTGAACCGGAGGCGGTCCGGCAGCTGGCTGCTGAGCTTGAGGGGCAGATGGAGGCCATCCGTCCGGGTAAGTCCGGCTCAGAACAGAAGGAAACGGGGAAGGAAGAAGACGCCTTGCATCTGCTATGGGCGAAGAAGAATAATGAGCTTCAGCAGAAGCTTAAGGAAGTATCTGTCCGGACTGTATACTATTTGCAGGTGGATACGAAGCGGAACCTGCCGAAACGTCTGACCTGTACCCGCCGGGTGAACGATCCCGCAAATCAGGGGACAACCGGAGGCGGTGCAGAGGAAATTTATTTAACAGAGGTCAATTTTTACGGTTACCGCTGAGTTTCAGCATCCCCTATGCCTTGCGCTCCACTGCGGGCGTGCTACAATATAACGGTATGTCTATTATTTGCATGAGGAAGGAAGAGAGAAGGATGAAGGATCCGAGGATTCAAAAGCTTGCGGAAAATCTTGTAGGCTACTCCGTAAACGTGCAGCCGGGCGAGAATGTGCTCGTCGAAATGATTGGCAGCGAAAGAGATTTAATCAAAGCTGTCGTGGAGGAAGTGGGCAAAGCGGGCGGCCATGCATTTGTGCAGCTTACCGACCGTACCGTTCTGCGCAGCATGCTACAATATGCTACCCGGGAAGGTCTGGAGGCCTGGGCGGAAATTGATTTGAACCGTATGAAGCAGATGGATTGCTATATCGGTATCCGTGCCGGCGAGAATGTGAATGATCTTTCGGACGTTCCGGAAGAAAATATGAAGCTCTACAATTCCCTGTATTCCCACCCGGTACATAGCGAACAACGCGTCAAACACACGAAGTGGGTAGTGCTGCGTTATCCTAATGCCAGTATGGCACAGCTGGCCAATACGACCACCGAA
This genomic interval carries:
- a CDS encoding type 1 glutamine amidotransferase domain-containing protein produces the protein MRLTGKKVIALVDDEFEDLELWYPVYRVREEGAEVHLAGLEKDKTYVGKYGVPAKAEYSWDELDAADYDGILVPGGWAPDKIRRYSAVLKLVQDFNAAKKPIGQICHAGWVLISAKILEGVTVTSTPGIRDDMENAGAIWKDEAVVTDGHIISARRPPDLPPYGKAFCDALAGE
- the ccpA gene encoding catabolite control protein A; amino-acid sequence: MTVTIYDVAREAGVSMATVSRVVNNNPNVKPQTRKKVFEAIERLGYRPNAVARGLASKKTTTVGVVIPDISNSIFAEIARGIEDIANMYHYNIILCNADKRKEKEIRVINTLLEKQVDGLLFMGGTVTDEHIQAFQTSAVPIVLCATRDEQGTYPSVDIDHETAAFDAVNTLIRHGHREIAMISGTLQDPANGYARFQGYKKALEAAGIEYQEDLVRIGNYRYESGVEAMKYFLGLKKKPTAVFAATDEMAIGAIHSIQDEGLKVPDDFSIISVDNIRMASMVRPLLTTVAQPMYDLGAVAMRLLTKLMKKETVENPRVILPHETILRLSVNHVNK
- a CDS encoding 5'-methylthioadenosine/adenosylhomocysteine nucleosidase, with product MSEIIGLIGAMDEEIKLLLESMEDKVSTVKAGVAYYSGTIFGQRVVLCKSGVGKVNAAVTTQILIDAFGVARVLFTGVAGAVHPELGIGDIVISSHCIQHDMDVTALGYPRGVIPYQEVSSFPAAPDLVQLAEEACRALKQKSVTGVVLSGDQFIASAAVVAELREQLDGACAEMEGAAVAQVCYMNGIPFVIIRSMSDKADGSAHVNYREFTVTASERSHAILEYMLKAM
- a CDS encoding GNAT family N-acetyltransferase, producing MEHRKIPVSHILPHHRSLITVSGPLSPDALQGLQMHPDLDAFRKPQEQLEALIEIAGLPEGRVIAAVVDQVIAGYVTFHYPDELELWSQGGMEDLIELGAVEVADGFRGIGLAKLLITSAFEREQLENCIVFTTEYYWHWDLKGSGLDVWAYRQMMEKLMQTVDMVWYATDDPEICSHPANCLMVRIGREVPMSSQETFDRVRFRQRFMY
- the acsA gene encoding acetate--CoA ligase: MGQVHSEILPGRAKQANMADYSRAVSEFRWEDVEKSFSWHESGKVNMAHEAIDRHVLEGRGAATALIYSDSAREEMYTFSDLREQSNRFGNVLRQHGIGRGDRVFIFMPRRPELYFSLLGVLKVGAVAGPLFEAFMETAVKDRLEDSGAVALITTPELLQRVKRAELPELKHVFVVGGPSDGGQGLISYEEAMAAASAELEPEWLSLEDGLIMHYTSGSTGKPKGVYHVQRAMIQHYYTGKIVLDLRPDDVYWCTADPGWVTGTSYGIFAPWLNGVTNVVRGGRFSPQDWYKTIERFGVTVWYSAPTAFRMLMGAGEASLKDIDLSSLRHVLSVGEPLNPEVVRWGDKFYQQRIHDTWWMTETGAQLICNYPGMDIKPGSMGRPLPGIEAAILDDRGNLLPPYAMGNLAIKTPWPSMMGKIWNNEAKYEEYFRIPGWYISGDSAYMDEDGYFWFQGRIDDVINSSGERIGPFEVESKLVEHPAVAEAGVIGKPDVMRGEIIKAFISLRDGYFPTAELKEEIAAFVKAGLSAHAAPREIEFREKLPKTRSGKIMRRVLKAWELHLPAGDLSTIED